One segment of Panicum virgatum strain AP13 chromosome 3K, P.virgatum_v5, whole genome shotgun sequence DNA contains the following:
- the LOC120700744 gene encoding protein FAR1-RELATED SEQUENCE 5-like, which translates to MCVAGGAGAHVSSNNLTLPVISNETLHLPSNSAPPELATQQLSNSASKVLPAESGGVTVPMAETTADGVDVEDGVEVLSTPQEPFVGMSFNTSDAAKDYYSSYARHTGFSIRIDTSRESKKANEKTKYIYVCQKAGVNKKEKVADDGSITEKKIVRQRRGDYVDRTHCPARMIVRKTSPGHWEVVNFEREHNHERLRKFSLTKYLKSHRDIPAEEKEFIKLLHGCCSTTTRAYQIMAELYGGIENYPYTEVDAKNLRVEYRAEYRGKDVKAMLEYFEELKKEDPEFYYSYTLDEFDRVENPFWVDGAARRAYELYSDCLSFDTTYLTNAYNMTCAPFIGIDRNGITIQLGCGFLRNEKTEGFVWLFTEFKKAMGGKDPANIITDQDIAMKAAIAEVFVSSVHRNCRWHIMENARKTMGPFLDSKGDGKQELADDFKDCIDNSFTPAEFEQKWQAFLDKYELNNDERFQYLYDMRHCWIPAYFMHCFFPFLQTTARSEGFNAVLKRYVNPKNSILNFVQ; encoded by the exons ATGTgtgttgcaggtggtgcaggtgcACATGTGTCCAGCAACAACTTGACTCTCCCTGTAATATCTAATGAAACCCTTCATCTGCCAAGCAACTCAGCTCCTCCTGAACTGGCAACTCAGCAACTTAGCAACTCAGCATCAAAGGTGCTCCCGGCTGAATCTGGTGGTGTGACAGTTCCCATGGCTGAGACAACCGCagatggagttgatgttgaggATGGTGTTGAGGTTTTATCCACTCCGCAGGAACCTTTTGTAGGCATGTCTTTTAATACTTCTGATGCTGCCAAAGACTATTACAGTTCCTATGCCCGTCATACAGGTTTCTCTATAAGGATCGACACATCCCGTGAGTCGAAGAAGGCCAATGAAAAGACAAAGTATATCTATGTTTGCCAGAAGGCTGGGGTCAACAAAAAAGAGAAGGTTGCTGATGATGGGTCAATAACTGAGAAAAAGATTGTGAGGCAAAGGCGCGGGGATTATGTAGATAGGACGCACTGCCCAGCTCGCATGATTGTGAGGAAGACATCCCCTGGACACTGGGaggttgtgaactttgaaaggGAGCACAACCATGAGCGTTTAAGAAAATTCTCGCTCACAAAATACTTGAAGTCCCACAGAGACATACCAGCTGAAGAGAAAGAGTTCATCAAGTTGCTCCATGGATGCTGCAGCACGACAACTCGTGCTTACCAGATAATGGCTGAGTTGTATGGAGGTATTGAAAACTATCCATACACCGAAGTTGATGCTAAAAATTTGCGTGTTGAGTACCGCGCTGAATATAGAGGTAAAGATGTGAAGGCGATGCTTGAGTACTTTGAAGAATTGAAGAAGGAAGATCCGGAATTCTATTATAGTTACACTCTTGATGAGTTTGACAGGGTTGAGAATCCGTTTTGGGTGGATGGTGCAGCAAGGAGAGCTTATGAGCTGTATAGTGATTGTTTGTCCTTTGACACTACTTATTTGACCAATGCCTACAACATGACATGTGCTCCTTTCATAG GGATTGACAGGAATGGTATAACAATCCAGCTGGGTTGCGGCTTTCTGAGGAATGAGAAGACTGAGGGTTTTGTCTGGCTGTTTACTGAATTCAAGAAAGCAATGGGCGGCAAGGATCCTGCAAATATAATAACTGATCAAGATATTGCGATGAAGGCTGCTATCGCAGAGGTATTTGTCAGTTCAGTTCATAGAAATTGCCGTTGGCACATTATGGAAAATGCTAGGAAGACAATGGGTCCTTTCTTGGATAGCAAGGGGGATGGTAAGCAAGAGTTGGCGGATGACTTCAAGGATTGTATTGACAATAGCTTCACGCCGGCAGAGTTTGAGCAGAAGTGGCAGGCTTTTCTGGATAAATATGAGCTCAACAATGATGAGAGGTTCCAATATTTGTATGACATGAGACATTGTTGGATCCCTGCGTATTTCATGCATTgtttcttccccttcctccaaaCAACAGCACGGAGTGAAGGCTTCAATGCTGTCCTGAAGCGCTATGTCAACCCAAAGAACTCGATACTCAACTTTGTGCAGTAA
- the LOC120698515 gene encoding uncharacterized protein LOC120698515 isoform X1 yields the protein MESATAAVRGAGASLARARAAFVCGGGARVPRRVVGAVGLAARGRRRRALVAVASLHEPLPSRAQEGHVPAAPQADEEEVHGIGSAAPETSSPPVVSGKTVRVRFVLEEQCALDQSVYLVGDDPALGLWDPANAMPLELAESHGWILEKDLPANKLIEFKFLLRDSSGKLNWQNGPNRIFQTGETVNTLVVYEDWGDVKNQKIAEEEGVASVGIEEVVVTDDSESRNESVQAVVLEDELQMDDNQVVNEVKEDEYFVAEEDEELAVPTNESAQVDSLKINEANPQEPMMQKEPETIDELHEMVDTENGSALCADDNSATKTEEDDILSEDGVPVENGLTSTYEHDLPWGWRAVQELLMNLGIKMDTP from the exons ATGGAGTCAGCAACGGCGGCcgtccgcggcgccggcgcgtcgcTCGCGCGGGCCCGGGCCGCGTTCGTCtgcgggggcggcgcgcgggtgcCGCGGCGCGTGGTGGGGGCTGTTGGCCTCGCGGCGCGCGGACGCCGGCGGAGGGCGCTCGTCGCCGTGGCCTCGCTCCACGAGCCGCTCCCGTCGCGCGCGCAGGAGGGTCACGTACCGGCGGCGCCGCAG GCTGATGAGGAGGAGGTCCATGGGATTGGCTCTGCTGCGCCTGAAACCTCGTCTCCACCAGTTG TTTCAGGTAAGACAGTGCGTGTCAGATTCGTGCTGGAGGAGCAGTGCGCGCTGGACCAGAGCGTCTACCTCGTCGGCGACGACCCGGCGCTCGGCCTCTGGGATCCGGCGAACGCGATGCCTCTGGAGTTGGCGGAAAGCCACGGCTGGATCTTAGAGAAA GATTTACCTGCCAACAAGCTGATTGAGTTCAAGTTCTTGCTGCGAGACTCCTCGGGAAAGTTGAACTGGCAGAATGGGCCTAATAGGATCTTTCAGACAGGTGAAACTGTGAACACTTTGGTCGTCTATGAAGATTGGGGTGATGTGAAGAATCAGAAAATAGCAGAAGAGGAGGGAGTAGCATCTGTTGGGATCGAGGAAGTGGTTGTTACAGATGACAGTGAAAGCAGAAATGAATCTGTTCAAGCGGTTGTTTTAGAAGATGAGCTCCAAATGGATGATAATCAGGTCGTAAACGAAGTCAAAGAAGACGAATACTTTGTTgctgaggaggacgaggagttAGCCGTTCCCACAAATGAATCTGCTCAAGTGGATTCGCTGAAGATAAATGAAGCTAACCCACAAGAG CCAATGATGCAGAAAGAACCGGAAACTATAGACGAACTTCATGAGATGGTAGACACGGAGAACGGCAGCGCTTTGTGTGCTGATGACAACTCTGCTACAAAGACTGAAGAAGATGATATCTTGTCTGAGGATGGTGTTCCAGTTGAGAATGGATTGACCAGTACTTATGAACATGATTTGCCTTGGGGTTGGAGGGCCGTGCAGGAGTTGCTGATGAACCTGGGCATCAAAATGGATACTCCATGA
- the LOC120698515 gene encoding uncharacterized protein LOC120698515 isoform X2 produces MESATAAVRGAGASLARARAAFVCGGGARVPRRVVGAVGLAARGRRRRALVAVASLHEPLPSRAQEGHVPAAPQADEEEVHGIGSAAPETSSPPVGKTVRVRFVLEEQCALDQSVYLVGDDPALGLWDPANAMPLELAESHGWILEKDLPANKLIEFKFLLRDSSGKLNWQNGPNRIFQTGETVNTLVVYEDWGDVKNQKIAEEEGVASVGIEEVVVTDDSESRNESVQAVVLEDELQMDDNQVVNEVKEDEYFVAEEDEELAVPTNESAQVDSLKINEANPQEPMMQKEPETIDELHEMVDTENGSALCADDNSATKTEEDDILSEDGVPVENGLTSTYEHDLPWGWRAVQELLMNLGIKMDTP; encoded by the exons ATGGAGTCAGCAACGGCGGCcgtccgcggcgccggcgcgtcgcTCGCGCGGGCCCGGGCCGCGTTCGTCtgcgggggcggcgcgcgggtgcCGCGGCGCGTGGTGGGGGCTGTTGGCCTCGCGGCGCGCGGACGCCGGCGGAGGGCGCTCGTCGCCGTGGCCTCGCTCCACGAGCCGCTCCCGTCGCGCGCGCAGGAGGGTCACGTACCGGCGGCGCCGCAG GCTGATGAGGAGGAGGTCCATGGGATTGGCTCTGCTGCGCCTGAAACCTCGTCTCCACCAGTTG GTAAGACAGTGCGTGTCAGATTCGTGCTGGAGGAGCAGTGCGCGCTGGACCAGAGCGTCTACCTCGTCGGCGACGACCCGGCGCTCGGCCTCTGGGATCCGGCGAACGCGATGCCTCTGGAGTTGGCGGAAAGCCACGGCTGGATCTTAGAGAAA GATTTACCTGCCAACAAGCTGATTGAGTTCAAGTTCTTGCTGCGAGACTCCTCGGGAAAGTTGAACTGGCAGAATGGGCCTAATAGGATCTTTCAGACAGGTGAAACTGTGAACACTTTGGTCGTCTATGAAGATTGGGGTGATGTGAAGAATCAGAAAATAGCAGAAGAGGAGGGAGTAGCATCTGTTGGGATCGAGGAAGTGGTTGTTACAGATGACAGTGAAAGCAGAAATGAATCTGTTCAAGCGGTTGTTTTAGAAGATGAGCTCCAAATGGATGATAATCAGGTCGTAAACGAAGTCAAAGAAGACGAATACTTTGTTgctgaggaggacgaggagttAGCCGTTCCCACAAATGAATCTGCTCAAGTGGATTCGCTGAAGATAAATGAAGCTAACCCACAAGAG CCAATGATGCAGAAAGAACCGGAAACTATAGACGAACTTCATGAGATGGTAGACACGGAGAACGGCAGCGCTTTGTGTGCTGATGACAACTCTGCTACAAAGACTGAAGAAGATGATATCTTGTCTGAGGATGGTGTTCCAGTTGAGAATGGATTGACCAGTACTTATGAACATGATTTGCCTTGGGGTTGGAGGGCCGTGCAGGAGTTGCTGATGAACCTGGGCATCAAAATGGATACTCCATGA
- the LOC120698516 gene encoding arginyl-tRNA--protein transferase 2-like isoform X2: protein MAGGASSSGGARDGGESVVIDYGRRRTTCGYCRSSGPTSISHGMWANSLKADDYQALLDRGWRRSGCFLYKPEMERTCCPSYTIRLKANDFICSKEHGRVLKKMQRFLDGELDPQVGSPQRKASPTKRSLSEPSNSPTSKVSKVSANEFQEATCPNFLKEDEFICCLSSKINEAIDTYFQGVILGSTVQLPKAVVKTVKPQVKKKVGEAMQKNKAGVQDLVYTCNISFQIVAAVRRALPKEKSANQTEVLADLSPNSVAEKLVMTMERLGGLAGFEVKACNGHLNFYSAANPAMQNHTGAVVPVQASDKTSRSKQSSVNKISAKHPQKRKSLEIRMSTSHFDPEEFALYRKYQTKVHKEKTITESSYRRFLVDTPIVFVPPKSGDNTVPPCGFGSFHQQYRIDGKLVAVGVVDILPKCLSSKYLFWDPDLAFLSLGKYTALKEIDWVKTTHEHCPSLQYYYLGYYIHSCNKMRYKAAYRPSELLCPVRYEWIHYDLAKPLLDKSQYSTLSDYATMQDETPQPQICGPSDDSSAKVDHHESPSDEDDEDVNDYESEMMIDEELVDSEKADTTECGSSIKDIENITLDLNGSKVKYKLVFGPIERRHLNALEGQLSRYAKVVGKELSDRMVYCMS from the exons atggccggcggcgccagcagcagcggcggtgcGCGGGACGGGGGCGAGTCGGTGGTGATCGACTACGGCCGGCGCCGCACGACCTGCGGCTACTGCCGATCCTCCGGGCCCACGAGCATCTCCCACG GTATGTGGGCTAATAGTCTGAAAGCTGATGATTACCAAG CTCTCCTTGACCGTGGGTGGAGGAGATCTGGTTGTTTTCTCTACAAACCTGAGATGGAACGAACATGCTGTCCCTCGTATACGATACGCTTGAAGGCAAATGATTTCATTTGTTCAAAAGAGCATGGTCGTGTACTTAAAAAGATGCAAAG GTTCCTTGATGGTGAACTTGATCCACAGGTTGGAAGTCCACAACGTAAGGCAAGCCCTACAAAACGTTCACTCAGTGAACCTTCGAACTCACCTACCTCAAAAGTATCTAAGGTATCAGCAAATGAGTTTCAAGAAGCCACATGCCCAAATTTCTTGAAAGAAGATGAGTTCATCTGTTGTTTGTCAAGCAAAATCAATGAGGCAATTGATACATACTTCCAAGGGGTGATATTAGGTTCTACAGTTCAACTCCCTAAAGCTGTTGTGAAGACTGTTAAACCTCAGGTCAAGAAGAAAGTAGGAGAAGCAATGCAAAAAAATAAAGCAGGAGTACAAGATTTGGTGTATACATGTAATATAAGTTTCCAGATAGTGGCAGCAGTCAGACGTGCATTGCCTAAAGAAAAAAGTGCTAATCAAACTGAAGTACTAGCAGATCTTTCCCCAAATTCTGTTGCAGAAAAGCTGGTCATGACAATGGAACGTCTTGGAGGACTAGCTGGTTTTGAAGTAAAAGCTTGTAATGGCCATCTTAATTTCTATTCGGCCGCCAATCCGGCAATGCAGAACCATACTGGTGCTGTTGTACCTGTTCAAGCTTCAGATAAAACTAGTAGGTCAAAGCAAAGCTCTGTGAACAAAATTTCTGCAAAACATCctcaaaaaaggaaaagcctgGAGATTAGGATGAGCACATCTCATTTTGACCCAGAGGAGTTTGCTTTGTACCGAAAGTATCAGACAAAGGTGCATAAGGAGAAGACAATTACAGAAAGCTCATACAGGAGATTTCTAGTAGATACACCAATTGTGTTTGTCCCCCCAAAGAGTGGTGATAATACAGTTCCACCATGTGGGTTTGGGTCTTTTCATCAGCAGTACAGGATTGATGGAAAACTTGTGGCTGTTGGTGTAGTTGATATCCTTCCTAAATGTTTGTCAAGCAAGTACTTGTTCTGGGATCCTGACCTTGCTTTCCTATCACTTGGAAAGTATACAGCTCTGAAGGAGATAGATTGGGTCAAGACAACACATGAACACTGTCCCAGCCTTCAGTACTACTATCTTGGTTACTATATACATTCTTGCAATAAGATGAGATACAAAGCTGCATATCGACCATCGGAACTTCTGTGTCCAGTCCGTTACGA GTGGATTCACTATGATTTAGCCAAGCCTTTACTGGATAAGAGTCAATATTCCACTCTGTCTGATTATGCTACAATGCAAGATGAAACCCCACAGCCTCAGATTTGTGGCCCTTCAGATGACTCTTCAGCAAAAGTTGACCACCACGAGTCTCCCAGTGACGAGGATGACGAAGATGTAAATGACTATGAATCCGAAATGATGATTGATGAAGAGTTAGTTGATTCAGAAAAAGCAGATACAACTGAGTGTGGTTCCAGCATAAAGGACATTGAAAATATCACCCTAGACCTCAATGGTTCTAAAGTTAAGTACAAG CTAGTGTTTGGGCCAATCGAGAGGCGACACCTCAATGCGCTAGAAGGGCAACTGAGCAGATACGCCAAAGTTGTTGGGAAGGAGCTATCTGATCGGATGGTATATTGCATGTCTTGA
- the LOC120698516 gene encoding arginyl-tRNA--protein transferase 2-like isoform X1: MAGGASSSGGARDGGESVVIDYGRRRTTCGYCRSSGPTSISHGMWANSLKADDYQALLDRGWRRSGCFLYKPEMERTCCPSYTIRLKANDFICSKEHGRVLKKMQRFLDGELDPQVGSPQRKASPTKRSLSEPSNSPTSKVSKVSANEFQEATCPNFLKEDEFICCLSSKINEAIDTYFQGVILGSTVQLPKAVVKTVKPQVKKKVGEAMQKNKAGVQDLVYTCNISFQIVAAVRRALPKEKSANQTEVLADLSPNSVAEKLVMTMERLGGLAGFEVKACNGHLNFYSAANPAMQNHTGAVVPVQASDKTSRSKQSSVNKISAKHPQKRKSLEIRMSTSHFDPEEFALYRKYQTKVHKEKTITESSYRRFLVDTPIVFVPPKSGDNTVPPCGFGSFHQQYRIDGKLVAVGVVDILPKCLSSKYLFWDPDLAFLSLGKYTALKEIDWVKTTHEHCPSLQYYYLGYYIHSCNKMRYKAAYRPSELLCPVRYEWIHYDLAKPLLDKSQYSTLSDYATMQDETPQPQICGPSDDSSAKVDHHESPSDEDDEDVNDYESEMMIDEELVDSEKADTTECGSSIKDIENITLDLNGSKVKYKDLQLVFGPIERRHLNALEGQLSRYAKVVGKELSDRMVYCMS, from the exons atggccggcggcgccagcagcagcggcggtgcGCGGGACGGGGGCGAGTCGGTGGTGATCGACTACGGCCGGCGCCGCACGACCTGCGGCTACTGCCGATCCTCCGGGCCCACGAGCATCTCCCACG GTATGTGGGCTAATAGTCTGAAAGCTGATGATTACCAAG CTCTCCTTGACCGTGGGTGGAGGAGATCTGGTTGTTTTCTCTACAAACCTGAGATGGAACGAACATGCTGTCCCTCGTATACGATACGCTTGAAGGCAAATGATTTCATTTGTTCAAAAGAGCATGGTCGTGTACTTAAAAAGATGCAAAG GTTCCTTGATGGTGAACTTGATCCACAGGTTGGAAGTCCACAACGTAAGGCAAGCCCTACAAAACGTTCACTCAGTGAACCTTCGAACTCACCTACCTCAAAAGTATCTAAGGTATCAGCAAATGAGTTTCAAGAAGCCACATGCCCAAATTTCTTGAAAGAAGATGAGTTCATCTGTTGTTTGTCAAGCAAAATCAATGAGGCAATTGATACATACTTCCAAGGGGTGATATTAGGTTCTACAGTTCAACTCCCTAAAGCTGTTGTGAAGACTGTTAAACCTCAGGTCAAGAAGAAAGTAGGAGAAGCAATGCAAAAAAATAAAGCAGGAGTACAAGATTTGGTGTATACATGTAATATAAGTTTCCAGATAGTGGCAGCAGTCAGACGTGCATTGCCTAAAGAAAAAAGTGCTAATCAAACTGAAGTACTAGCAGATCTTTCCCCAAATTCTGTTGCAGAAAAGCTGGTCATGACAATGGAACGTCTTGGAGGACTAGCTGGTTTTGAAGTAAAAGCTTGTAATGGCCATCTTAATTTCTATTCGGCCGCCAATCCGGCAATGCAGAACCATACTGGTGCTGTTGTACCTGTTCAAGCTTCAGATAAAACTAGTAGGTCAAAGCAAAGCTCTGTGAACAAAATTTCTGCAAAACATCctcaaaaaaggaaaagcctgGAGATTAGGATGAGCACATCTCATTTTGACCCAGAGGAGTTTGCTTTGTACCGAAAGTATCAGACAAAGGTGCATAAGGAGAAGACAATTACAGAAAGCTCATACAGGAGATTTCTAGTAGATACACCAATTGTGTTTGTCCCCCCAAAGAGTGGTGATAATACAGTTCCACCATGTGGGTTTGGGTCTTTTCATCAGCAGTACAGGATTGATGGAAAACTTGTGGCTGTTGGTGTAGTTGATATCCTTCCTAAATGTTTGTCAAGCAAGTACTTGTTCTGGGATCCTGACCTTGCTTTCCTATCACTTGGAAAGTATACAGCTCTGAAGGAGATAGATTGGGTCAAGACAACACATGAACACTGTCCCAGCCTTCAGTACTACTATCTTGGTTACTATATACATTCTTGCAATAAGATGAGATACAAAGCTGCATATCGACCATCGGAACTTCTGTGTCCAGTCCGTTACGA GTGGATTCACTATGATTTAGCCAAGCCTTTACTGGATAAGAGTCAATATTCCACTCTGTCTGATTATGCTACAATGCAAGATGAAACCCCACAGCCTCAGATTTGTGGCCCTTCAGATGACTCTTCAGCAAAAGTTGACCACCACGAGTCTCCCAGTGACGAGGATGACGAAGATGTAAATGACTATGAATCCGAAATGATGATTGATGAAGAGTTAGTTGATTCAGAAAAAGCAGATACAACTGAGTGTGGTTCCAGCATAAAGGACATTGAAAATATCACCCTAGACCTCAATGGTTCTAAAGTTAAGTACAAG GACCTTCAGCTAGTGTTTGGGCCAATCGAGAGGCGACACCTCAATGCGCTAGAAGGGCAACTGAGCAGATACGCCAAAGTTGTTGGGAAGGAGCTATCTGATCGGATGGTATATTGCATGTCTTGA